One window of Candidatus Nitrospira kreftii genomic DNA carries:
- a CDS encoding membrane-bound ATP synthase, F1 sector, beta-subunit: protein MATGTVIQVIGPVVDVEFPPGQLPNIYNALKVSQEENKAAGTPAIRITLEVASHLGENRVRSIAMSTTDGLTRGMDVQDTGAPISVPVGRETLGRLINVLGEPVDERGPIKAKKTYPIHRPAPKLEDQETKTEVLETGIKVVDLLEPYSKGGKVGLFGGAGVGKTVIIMELINNIALHHGGFSVFAGVGERTREGNDLWHEMQESKVIDPDDFTKSKAALVYGQMNEPPGARLRVALTGLAVAEFFRDEENQDVLLFVDNIFRFTQAGSEVSALLGRMPSAVGYQPNLSTEMGALQERITSTKRGSITSVQAIYVPADDLTDPAPATAFAHLDATTVLSRSLAELGIYPAVDPLDSTSRILDPQIIGDEHYKIARGVQSVLQRYKDLQDIIAILGMDELSEDDKMAVARARKIQRFLSQPFHVAEAFTGAPGKYVKLKDTVRSFKEILDGKYDHLPEQAFYMVGPIEEAVAKAEKMGVKV from the coding sequence GTGGCAACAGGTACAGTCATCCAGGTCATCGGACCGGTCGTGGACGTCGAGTTTCCTCCCGGCCAACTGCCGAACATCTATAACGCGCTCAAAGTCTCGCAGGAAGAGAACAAGGCGGCGGGGACACCTGCCATTCGGATCACCCTTGAAGTGGCTTCGCATTTGGGGGAAAACCGAGTCCGCAGCATCGCGATGTCTACGACCGATGGTCTCACGCGCGGGATGGATGTGCAGGATACCGGAGCACCGATTTCCGTCCCTGTCGGGCGCGAAACGCTTGGTCGCCTCATCAACGTGCTCGGCGAGCCAGTCGATGAACGGGGACCGATCAAGGCGAAGAAGACCTATCCGATTCATAGGCCGGCCCCAAAACTTGAGGATCAAGAAACCAAGACCGAGGTGCTCGAAACCGGCATCAAGGTCGTGGACCTGCTCGAGCCCTACAGCAAGGGCGGAAAAGTCGGACTCTTCGGTGGCGCTGGTGTCGGTAAGACCGTCATCATCATGGAGCTGATCAACAATATTGCCCTGCACCACGGAGGGTTCTCTGTGTTCGCGGGAGTCGGTGAGCGGACTCGTGAAGGCAACGACCTCTGGCATGAAATGCAAGAGTCCAAGGTCATCGATCCGGACGATTTCACGAAGTCGAAGGCGGCGTTGGTCTATGGGCAAATGAACGAGCCACCTGGCGCTCGACTCCGAGTGGCTTTGACCGGATTGGCTGTCGCCGAATTCTTTCGAGACGAAGAAAACCAAGACGTGCTGCTGTTCGTGGACAATATCTTCCGGTTTACCCAGGCCGGTTCAGAGGTCTCCGCGTTGCTGGGCCGTATGCCGTCAGCTGTCGGATACCAGCCGAACCTTTCGACCGAGATGGGTGCCTTACAGGAGCGCATCACCTCAACCAAACGTGGTTCGATCACGTCCGTCCAGGCGATTTATGTGCCCGCCGACGACCTGACAGACCCGGCTCCGGCTACGGCCTTTGCGCACTTGGACGCAACGACCGTGCTGTCCCGCTCGCTGGCCGAGCTGGGCATTTATCCGGCGGTCGATCCCCTGGATTCGACGTCGCGAATTTTGGACCCGCAGATTATCGGGGATGAGCATTACAAGATCGCGCGTGGCGTGCAGTCCGTTCTTCAGCGCTATAAGGATCTTCAGGATATTATCGCCATTCTCGGTATGGACGAGTTGTCCGAGGACGACAAGATGGCCGTCGCCCGTGCCAGAAAGATCCAGCGCTTTTTGTCGCAGCCCTTCCATGTGGCGGAAGCCTTTACCGGTGCGCCTGGGAAGTATGTCAAGCTCAAGGACACGGTCCGCAGCTTCAAAGAGATCCTGGATGGGAAATATGACCACTTGCCGGAGCAGGCCTTTTACATGGTCGGTCCGATCGAAGAGGCGGTGGCCAAGGCCGAAAAAATGGGCGTGAAAGTATAG
- a CDS encoding F1 sector of membrane-bound ATP synthase, gamma subunit — translation MPSLQSLRRKIAAFKNTQKITKAMKMVAAAKLKRSQDRILAARPYAHKMRGVLSNLSQRVNRSSHPLLQKREGKRVEVLVVTSDRGLCGGFNGNIVRKSSEFVRQCEARGLQVNLSIVGRKGRDYFRRRAWPIRQEWTGIFDKLSFEHALDIGADLTDNFVKGTFDELYVVYNEFKSAIQQRVIVEKLFPIDAQEEFSSAPHEGMSGGGYLYEPDEAALLSALIPKHFQVQTYRILLESAAAEHGARMAAMDGATRNAGQLIKKVTLYYNKTRQAAITKELMDIVGGAEALK, via the coding sequence ATGCCAAGTCTTCAATCGCTACGCCGCAAGATTGCGGCGTTCAAGAATACGCAAAAAATCACCAAGGCCATGAAGATGGTCGCCGCGGCGAAGCTGAAACGGTCTCAGGACCGCATTCTGGCTGCTCGTCCCTATGCGCATAAGATGCGTGGGGTGTTGAGCAACCTGAGTCAGCGTGTCAACCGTTCCTCTCATCCCCTCTTGCAGAAGCGCGAGGGGAAAAGAGTCGAAGTGCTCGTCGTCACAAGCGACCGAGGGCTATGCGGCGGCTTTAACGGCAACATTGTCCGCAAGAGCTCGGAGTTCGTCCGGCAATGTGAGGCACGCGGTCTACAGGTCAACTTGAGTATCGTCGGCCGTAAAGGCCGCGACTATTTTCGCCGCCGGGCTTGGCCCATTCGCCAAGAATGGACTGGGATTTTCGATAAACTCAGTTTCGAACATGCACTCGATATCGGAGCCGATCTCACGGATAACTTTGTGAAAGGCACGTTCGACGAATTGTATGTCGTCTACAACGAGTTCAAGTCCGCCATTCAGCAACGGGTGATCGTCGAAAAACTGTTTCCGATCGATGCTCAGGAAGAGTTCAGTTCCGCGCCACACGAAGGGATGAGTGGCGGGGGGTACCTCTATGAACCGGATGAAGCCGCGCTGTTGAGCGCGCTGATACCGAAACATTTTCAGGTGCAGACCTACAGGATTTTGTTGGAGTCCGCTGCTGCCGAGCATGGTGCTCGCATGGCGGCTATGGATGGAGCGACGCGCAATGCGGGCCAACTCATCAAAAAAGTGACGCTGTACTACAACAAAACCAGACAAGCAGCGATTACAAAAGAACTGATGGATATCGTCGGTGGCGCCGAAGCGCTGAAATAA